The following proteins are encoded in a genomic region of Balaenoptera ricei isolate mBalRic1 chromosome 14, mBalRic1.hap2, whole genome shotgun sequence:
- the C14H12orf43 gene encoding protein CUSTOS, with amino-acid sequence MSDMESSSSSSDAEELERCREAAIPAWGLEQRPRGPEKPRVGAANTQLPTTQPSLRHKVDEHEQDGNELQTTPEFRAHVAKMLGALLDSSITISEVVKEPRKAEVPRGVLEDDGFRLFFTSIPGGPEKEAAPQPRRKRLPSSSSSEDGDEELQRCREAAVSASDIVQESAIHGPGNVEKKAKKKKRKWKKKAKEDSTNLAPVATTASKAASGEQGRESTGLNGDQAPFGTKKKKRKKKAKRASEASPSPPAKSAAAVPAN; translated from the exons ATGAGCGATATggagagcagcagcagcagcagcgatGCGGAGGAGCTGGAGCGGTGCCGCGAGGCGGCGATTCCGGCCTGGGGCTTGGAGCAGCGCCCGAGGGGCCCGGAGAAGCCAAGAGTCG GTGCTGCAAATACTCAGTTGCCAACCACCCAACCGAGCCTCAG GCACAAGGTGGATGAGCACGAACAAGACGGCAACGAGCTGCAGACCACCCCTGAATTCCGAGCCCATGTAGCTAAGATGCTGGGAGCCCTGCTGGACAG CTCCATTACCATCTCAGAAGTAGTGAAGGAGCCAAGAAAGGCTGAGGTACCGAGAGGCGTCCTGGAGGATGATG GCTTCCGCCTTTTCTTCACGTCCATCCCTGGAGGCCCTGAGAAGGAAGCTGCTCCCCAGCCCCGCCGGAAACGGTTGCCTTCCAGCTCCAG CAGCGAGGACGGTGACGAGGAGTTGCAGCGCTGCCGGGAGGCGGCTGTGTCAGCCTCTGACATCGTCCAGGAGTCCGCCATCCACGGCCCTGGCAACGtggagaaaaaagcaaagaagaagaaaaggaagtggaAAAAGAAAGCCAAGGAGGACAGCACCAACCTTGCCCCCGTGGCCACCACTGCAAGCAAGGCCGCATCTGGGGAGCAAGGAAGGGAGTCCACCGGGCTCAATGGAGACCAGGCGCCGTTTGggaccaaaaagaagaaaaggaagaaaaaggcaaagaggGCCAGTGaggcctccccatccccaccagcaaAGAGCGCGGCAGCCGTGCCTGCAAACTGA
- the HNF1A gene encoding hepatocyte nuclear factor 1-alpha isoform X2: MVSKLSQLQTELLAALLESGLSKEALIQALGEPGPYLLAGDGPPDKGESCGGGGRGELAELPNGLGETRGSEDETDDEGEDFTPPILRELENLSPEEAAHQKAVVETLLQEDPWRVAKMVKSYLQQHNIPQREVVDTTGLNQSHLSQHLNKGTPMKTQKRAALYTWYVRKQREVAQQFTHAGQGGLIEEPTGDELPTKKGRRNRFKWGPASQQILFQAYERQKNPSKEEREALVEECNRAECIQRGVSPSQAQGLGSNLVTEVRVYNWFANRRKEEAFRHKLAMDTYSGPPPGPGPGPALPAHGSPGLPPPALSPGVRYGQPASSEGAEVPSSSGGPLVTVSAPLHQVSPTGLEPSHSLLSTEAKLVSATGGPLPPVSTLTALHSLEQTSPGLSQQPQNLIMASLPGVMAIGPGEPASLGPTFTNTGASTLVIGLASTQAQSVPVINSMGSSLTTLQPVQFSQPLHPSYQQPLMPSVQSHVAQSPFMATMAQLQSPHALYSHKPEVAQYTHTGLLPQTMLITDTTNLSALASLTPTKQVFTSDAEASSESGLHTPASQAATIHIPSQDPAGIQHLQPTHRLSASPTVSSSSLVLYQSSDSTNGHGHLLPSNHSVIETFISTQMASSSQ; the protein is encoded by the exons ATGGTTTCTAAACTGAGCCAGCTGCAGACGGAGCTCCTGGCGGCCTTGCTCGAGTCGGGCCTGAGCAAAGAGGCGCTGATCCAGGCGTTGGGTGAGCCGGGGCCCTACCTGCTGGCCGGAGACGGCCCCCCGGACAAGGGGGAGTCCTGCGGTGGCGGCGGTCGAGGGGAGCTGGCCGAGTTGCCCAATGGGCTGGGGGAGACGAGGGGCTCCGAGGACGAGACGGACGACGAGGGTGAAGACTTCACACCGCCCATTCTCAGAGAGCTGGAGAACCTCAGCCCCGAGGAGGCAGCCCACCAGAAAGCCGTGGTGGAGACCCTGCTGCA ggaggaCCCATGGCGTGTGGCTAAGATGGTCAAGTCCTACCTGCAGCAGCACAACATCCCGCAGCGGGAGGTGGTCGACACCACCGGCCTCAACCAATCCCACCTGTCCCAGCACCTCAACAAGGGCACCCCCATGAAGACGCAGAAGCGAGCCGCCCTGTACACCTGGTACGTCCGCAAGCAGCGAGAGGTGGCCCAGC AGTTCACCCACGCAGGGCAGGGTGGGCTGATTGAAGAGCCCACGGGCGATGAGCTACCAACCAAGAAGGGTCGGAGAAACCGTTTCAAATGGGGCCCAGCATCCCAGCAGATCCTGTTCCAGGCCTACGAGAGGCAGAAGAACCCCAGCAAGGAGGAGCGGGAGGCGCTGGTGGAGGAGTGTAACAG GGCGGAGTGCATCCAGAGGGGGGTGTCACCGTCACAGGCGCAGGGGCTGGGCTCCAACCTCGTCACAGAGGTGCGCGTCTACAACTGGTTTGCCAATCGGCGCAAGGAAGAAGCCTTTCGGCACAAGCTGGCCATGGACACGTACAGCGGGCCGCCACcagggccaggcccaggccctgcGCTGCCTGCCCACGGCTCCCCTGGCCTGCCCCCACCGGCCCTCTCCCCCG GAGTGCGCTACGGACAGCCTGCAAGCAGTGAGGGGGCAGAAGTGCCCTCAAGCAGTGGTGGTCCCTTGGTGACAGTGTCTGCACCCCTGCATCAAGTGTCCCCCACTGGTCTGGAGCCCAGTCACAGTCTGCTGAGCACAGAAGCCAAATTG GTCTCGGCCACTGGGGGCCCGCTGCCCCCGGTCAGCACCCTGACAGCACTGCACAGCTTGGAGCAGACATCCCCGGGCCTCAGCCAGCAGCCCCAGAACCTCATCATGGCCTCGCTTCCTGGGGTCATGGCCATAGGGCCTGGTGAGcctgcctccctgggccccacgttCACCAACACGGGCGCCTCCACCCTGGTCATTG GCCTGGCCTCCACGCAGGCGCAGAGCGTGCCGGTCATCAACAGCATGGGCAGCAGCCTGACCACCCTGCAGCCCGTCCAGTTCTCGCAGCCTCTGCACCCTTCCTACCAGCAGCCGCTCATGCCCTCCGTGCAGAGCCACGTGGCCCAGAGCCCCTTCATGGCCACCATGGCCCAGCTGCAGAGCCCCCATG ccCTCTACAGCCACAAGCCCGAGGTGGCCCAGTACACCCACACGGGCCTGCTTCCGCAGACCATGCTCATCACCGACACCACCAACCTGAGCGCCCTGGCCAGCCTCACACCCACCAAGCAG GTCTTCACCTCAGACGCTGAGGCCTCCAGTGAGTCCGGGCTTCACACACCAGCGTCCCAGGCCGCCACCATCCACATCCCCAGCCAGGACCCTGCTGGCATCCAGCACCTGCAGCCCACCCATCGGCTCAGCGCCAGCCCCACCG TGTCCTCCAGCAGCCTGGTGTTGTACCAGAGCTCCGACTCCACCAACGGCCATGGCCATCTGCTGCCGTCCAACCACAGCGTCATTGAGACCTTCATCTCCACGCAGATGGCCTCTTCCTCCCAGTAA
- the HNF1A gene encoding hepatocyte nuclear factor 1-alpha isoform X1 → MVSKLSQLQTELLAALLESGLSKEALIQALGEPGPYLLAGDGPPDKGESCGGGGRGELAELPNGLGETRGSEDETDDEGEDFTPPILRELENLSPEEAAHQKAVVETLLQEDPWRVAKMVKSYLQQHNIPQREVVDTTGLNQSHLSQHLNKGTPMKTQKRAALYTWYVRKQREVAQQFTHAGQGGLIEEPTGDELPTKKGRRNRFKWGPASQQILFQAYERQKNPSKEEREALVEECNRAECIQRGVSPSQAQGLGSNLVTEVRVYNWFANRRKEEAFRHKLAMDTYSGPPPGPGPGPALPAHGSPGLPPPALSPGKVHGVRYGQPASSEGAEVPSSSGGPLVTVSAPLHQVSPTGLEPSHSLLSTEAKLVSATGGPLPPVSTLTALHSLEQTSPGLSQQPQNLIMASLPGVMAIGPGEPASLGPTFTNTGASTLVIGLASTQAQSVPVINSMGSSLTTLQPVQFSQPLHPSYQQPLMPSVQSHVAQSPFMATMAQLQSPHALYSHKPEVAQYTHTGLLPQTMLITDTTNLSALASLTPTKQVFTSDAEASSESGLHTPASQAATIHIPSQDPAGIQHLQPTHRLSASPTVSSSSLVLYQSSDSTNGHGHLLPSNHSVIETFISTQMASSSQ, encoded by the exons ATGGTTTCTAAACTGAGCCAGCTGCAGACGGAGCTCCTGGCGGCCTTGCTCGAGTCGGGCCTGAGCAAAGAGGCGCTGATCCAGGCGTTGGGTGAGCCGGGGCCCTACCTGCTGGCCGGAGACGGCCCCCCGGACAAGGGGGAGTCCTGCGGTGGCGGCGGTCGAGGGGAGCTGGCCGAGTTGCCCAATGGGCTGGGGGAGACGAGGGGCTCCGAGGACGAGACGGACGACGAGGGTGAAGACTTCACACCGCCCATTCTCAGAGAGCTGGAGAACCTCAGCCCCGAGGAGGCAGCCCACCAGAAAGCCGTGGTGGAGACCCTGCTGCA ggaggaCCCATGGCGTGTGGCTAAGATGGTCAAGTCCTACCTGCAGCAGCACAACATCCCGCAGCGGGAGGTGGTCGACACCACCGGCCTCAACCAATCCCACCTGTCCCAGCACCTCAACAAGGGCACCCCCATGAAGACGCAGAAGCGAGCCGCCCTGTACACCTGGTACGTCCGCAAGCAGCGAGAGGTGGCCCAGC AGTTCACCCACGCAGGGCAGGGTGGGCTGATTGAAGAGCCCACGGGCGATGAGCTACCAACCAAGAAGGGTCGGAGAAACCGTTTCAAATGGGGCCCAGCATCCCAGCAGATCCTGTTCCAGGCCTACGAGAGGCAGAAGAACCCCAGCAAGGAGGAGCGGGAGGCGCTGGTGGAGGAGTGTAACAG GGCGGAGTGCATCCAGAGGGGGGTGTCACCGTCACAGGCGCAGGGGCTGGGCTCCAACCTCGTCACAGAGGTGCGCGTCTACAACTGGTTTGCCAATCGGCGCAAGGAAGAAGCCTTTCGGCACAAGCTGGCCATGGACACGTACAGCGGGCCGCCACcagggccaggcccaggccctgcGCTGCCTGCCCACGGCTCCCCTGGCCTGCCCCCACCGGCCCTCTCCCCCGGTAAGGTCCACG GAGTGCGCTACGGACAGCCTGCAAGCAGTGAGGGGGCAGAAGTGCCCTCAAGCAGTGGTGGTCCCTTGGTGACAGTGTCTGCACCCCTGCATCAAGTGTCCCCCACTGGTCTGGAGCCCAGTCACAGTCTGCTGAGCACAGAAGCCAAATTG GTCTCGGCCACTGGGGGCCCGCTGCCCCCGGTCAGCACCCTGACAGCACTGCACAGCTTGGAGCAGACATCCCCGGGCCTCAGCCAGCAGCCCCAGAACCTCATCATGGCCTCGCTTCCTGGGGTCATGGCCATAGGGCCTGGTGAGcctgcctccctgggccccacgttCACCAACACGGGCGCCTCCACCCTGGTCATTG GCCTGGCCTCCACGCAGGCGCAGAGCGTGCCGGTCATCAACAGCATGGGCAGCAGCCTGACCACCCTGCAGCCCGTCCAGTTCTCGCAGCCTCTGCACCCTTCCTACCAGCAGCCGCTCATGCCCTCCGTGCAGAGCCACGTGGCCCAGAGCCCCTTCATGGCCACCATGGCCCAGCTGCAGAGCCCCCATG ccCTCTACAGCCACAAGCCCGAGGTGGCCCAGTACACCCACACGGGCCTGCTTCCGCAGACCATGCTCATCACCGACACCACCAACCTGAGCGCCCTGGCCAGCCTCACACCCACCAAGCAG GTCTTCACCTCAGACGCTGAGGCCTCCAGTGAGTCCGGGCTTCACACACCAGCGTCCCAGGCCGCCACCATCCACATCCCCAGCCAGGACCCTGCTGGCATCCAGCACCTGCAGCCCACCCATCGGCTCAGCGCCAGCCCCACCG TGTCCTCCAGCAGCCTGGTGTTGTACCAGAGCTCCGACTCCACCAACGGCCATGGCCATCTGCTGCCGTCCAACCACAGCGTCATTGAGACCTTCATCTCCACGCAGATGGCCTCTTCCTCCCAGTAA